The nucleotide sequence GCCCGGGGCCGCCCCCGACTCACCGAGCCGGCCCCCGGTGATGGGGGATGTGGCGAAAATGGCCGGGGTTTCCCACCAAACGGTTTCCCGTGTCCTGAACAACCACCCGAACGTCAGCCACAACACCAGGCAACGGGTGGAAGCGGCGATAGCCCGCCTCGGCTATCGCCGGAACACCGCAGCACGGAGCCTGGTGACGCGGAGGTCGCGGACCATTGGTGTCCTTGCCTGCGAAACGGGGCAGTTCGGGCCCGCGAACACGTTGCTTGGAGTCGAGCAGGCGGGCAGGGAAGCCGGGTACTTCGTCAGCATCGCGAATCTTCGCGAAGTGACCAGTGACAGTATCAACGACGCCATGGGCCACTTCCGCAGCCAATCCGTGGACGGCATCGTCATCCTGGTTCCGCATCCCGATGTCCTTGCGGCCTTGCATGACGTTTCAGTCCCTGTGCCGATCGTGGCCGTAGGCGCCGGTGCGGGAAACCAGCTCACCGGAGCGTCCCTCAACCAGCGGTTGGGAGCCAGGCTGGCCGTGGAACACCTGATCGGGCTGGGGCATCGCAGCATCGCCCACATTTCCGGGCCCACGCACTGGATTGACGCGGCGGAGCGCATTGAGGGCTGGCGGGAGGCGATGGACACGGCCGGACTCGAGGCGAGCGTCCTGCTCCAGGGTGCCTGGGATGCCGCATCCGGATACCAGGCCGGACGGGAACTCATCGACCACGACTCCGTAACCGCTGTATTCGTAGCGAATGACCAGATGGCCGTCGGCGTCCTCCGCGCCCTCCAGGAAGCCGGCCGCCACGTACCAGGCGATATCAGCGTGGTGGGATACGACGACCAGCCGGAGGCCGGGTTCTTCATGCCTCCCTTGACCACCATCAAGCAGGACTTCGAAGAACTCGGGCGAAAAACCATGGAAGAGATGCTGCACCAGCTGGAGGGGAAAGCGGGAACCCGGGACCAGATCGTGGATCCGCGCCTGGTCATCAGGGCAACCACGGCTGCACCGGCACACTAAACTAGGAGCCATGACTTCCACCAGTTTCCCTGCAGTCGACACTGCTGCTGCCCGTGCCCGCCTTCTTGAACTCATCAAAGAGCTGGCGGTGGTCCGCGGCAAGGTTATCCTCTCCAGCGGCAAGGAAGCGGACTACTACATCGACCTGCGCCGCATCACCTTGCACCACGAGGCCTCCAAGCTGGTAGGCCAGGTCATGCTGGCAATGATCGACGACGCCGGCGTTGCGGTTGAGTGCGCAGGCGGACTCACCATGGGTGCCGACCCCGTCGGTACCGCTGTCATGCACGCTGCTGCCGATGCCGGCCGTGCCGTGGACGCCTTCGTCGTCCGCAAAGCCCAGAAGTCCTACGGCATGGGCCGCCAGGTGGAAGGTCCCTCAGTCGAAGGCCGCAACGTGGTGGTCCTCGAGGACACGTCCACCACCGGCGGATCCGCGCTGACCGCCGTCGAAGGTGTCCGCAAGGCGGGCGGCAACGTGGTGGCCGTGGCTGTGATCGTGGACCGCAACACCGGTGCCAAAGAGAAGATCGAAGCCGAAACCGGCGTTCCGTACCTCTTCGCTTTCGGCAAGGACGAACTGGGCCTGGACTAAACAGATTCCGTCCGGTTACTGATTGCAAGAGCACATCCTAAGGGCACCGGCTGTGCGCAAACTGCGGGGATGTAAGGCAGTGCCGCCGAAGCCTATGCTTGCTGCGTGGACGTTCAAGTAGGGAAGCTGCCGGCGCCGCCGGAGGTGACTGAAAACCCTCCCGCGCCGGTAACTCCGGAACCTGAAACGGCGGGGGATCCGGGCTCCTGGGCCCGGATCCTGCCTTACGCTGCCCGGCTCAAGAAGACGTCCCGCCGTAATTTCCTGACCTACGCCGGCATTTCCGCAGCCCTGGCCGGGGACATGCTATTCACCAGGCGCGTCCAGGCGGAGCGCCGGGCCACCAAGATCCTTCGGGTTCCGGATCCGTACTCGGACCTGTACTTTCCCAAAGCCAGTTGGATCCTCTTTCCCGGGTACAAAACCAGTTGGGAAGAAGCACAGTGGATCCTCAACTCGCTGCGTCCTGCACTGCACCAGCGCGGCCGCCTGGCCGCCGTCGGATATTCCAATCTGGGCCTGGACGTCGATGAAGTAGTCCGCGCAATCATCCTGCATGTCCGCGAGCTGGAACTGGAGAAGCTGTACTTCTACGGTCACAGCTTTGGCGGAATGCTCGCGACCCAGGTTGCTGCACGCCTGCTGGAACTCCATGGCGTGGAAACGCAGGTGATCGTCCTGGATTCGAGTCCGTTCAGCCGCGCAGACGTCCTTGACCAGAGCTGGTTCGACGGCGTTGTGTTCCTTTATGAGAACGGCTTCCGCATTCCTTCGGTGCTGCGCGGGGGCTATGAGCTGGGGGAGCGCGTGGTTCACAAGGACGAGCGCACGTGGCGGCAGATCCTCGATCAGACGATGGAACAGCTTTCGCCTATCGCGCCTTCCAGCGTGCTGATCCAGACAGAGTCGGCCTACATCTACCACTTTGACGGGCTGCGGTTCGCGGGCAAGATCGGCGGCGCCAAGATGGCGTTCATGGGCAACTCCAAGGACGGCACCGTGGACTACGAATCGGCGCGTGCGGGATGGAGCAAGGTTTTCGGCGCCAACATGGCCCTGCCCACCCTGAGTACCGAGGGCGCACGGCCGGCGCACGCGAGTCCGCAGTGGAACGCCGGCGTATACCGGCCATTGCTGGAAAAGGTACAGGATGAGCTCCTGCCCCTGCCGCCCGAACCGGAGGAACCGTCGTACCAGGAGCCCAATGGGAAGATCATCAGGCCTGCGTAAGGTGGCTGGAGCGTTCAGCGCAACGCTTCAACCTCGACGGCGGTGAGGCCCGCTTCACGCAGGAAGCCGCCGACATCGCCGAATTCCTTGGAGAATCCGGCCAGGAAGTGCCGCATGGCAGCTTCCGGGCTCTGCAGGATCATGAGGTCGGGGCTGAAATACTCTGCCGGAGTTGATGGGACGCTGAGCCGCCATGTTTCGGCCATGACCTCCAGGACGTCCGGCAGGTTGGCGGTGGTCGCCACATAGTCGGCTACTACGTCGTCCTCGGTCCCGCCTGCTGCCAGGAGCCCGACCGCGGAAACCACGCCGGTCCGGTCCTTGCCCAGTGAGCAATGCACCAGCGTGCGTTTGCCACGCGCCACGGGTCGCAGGGCGTCGGCCACCCATTCGGGCCGCAGCCGGATCCAGCCGAGGTACAGCTCGCCCAGGTCCTCGGCCGTCTCCACGGCTTGGAGCGACCCCGCGATGGCGTTGGGGTCCAGTGGGTTATGGATGAGTTCGACGGCGGGTGGGGCTGCAGCGGCCGGCCCGCCGCCGCCGTCGTGAACCAACCACGGAACCAGCGAGCGCTCCAGCTCGCTGCGCAGGTCAACGATGGCTTGGATGCCGTGTTCCACCAGGAACCCTGACGTTGCCGCGGCATCCAAGCCGAACGGCTGGCTCCCCCTGAGAATCCGTCCCCCGGCCAGGGGACGCAGATTGAGCACAGCCATGGTGGTTCCTTCTTAGATCTGGCTCTTCAGGTCGGCCACTGAATTCAGGATCTGGTTGGGCCGGAAGGGGAAGGACACGATTTCCTCGCGCTGCGTGATTCCGCTGAGCACCAGGACCGTGTGCAGGCCCGCTTCCATGCCGGCCACGATGTCCGTGTCCATGCGGTCGCCGATCATGGCCGTGGTCTCCGAGTGGGCATCGATCTGGTTCATGGCGGAGCGGAACATCATGGGGTTCGGCTTGCCCACGATGTACGGTTCGCGGCCCGTGGCCTTGGTGATCATGGCCGCGATGGCACCTGTAGCGGGCATGGGACCGTCCTTGGAAGGGCCGGTGGCGTCCGGGTTGGTGGCGATGAAGCGGGCGCCGGCCAGGATGTGGCGGACGGCCATGGTGATCGCTTCGAAGGAATAGGTGCGGGTTTCGCCGAGGACCACGAAATCGGGGTCGGTGTCCGTGAGGATGAATCCGGCTTCGTGCAGGGCGGTGGTGAGGCCGGCCTCGCCGATGGTGTACGCGCGGTTGCCCGAATCGGAGGACTGCACCTGGTCCTTGAGGAACTGGGCTGTGGCGAGTGCGGAGGTCCAGATGTTCTCTTCGGGGACTTCCAAGCCGGACGCACGAAGGCGGGCTGCGAGGTCGCGCGGGGTGAAGATGGAGTTATTGGTCAGCACCAGGAAGCGCTTGGACGTATCCACCCAGCGCTGGATGAGCTCGGCTGCGCCGGGGATGGCCTGGTTTTCGTGGACGAGGACGCCGTCCATGTCCGTGAGCCAGCATTCGATCTCGTGGCCATTACGGTAAACCGACGTGGACGGGTGGGGCGTGGTTTCTTCTGCCATATTTGCCTCCGGCTGGGGTTGTTCATGCACTGCTTCCCAGTCTTTCATCATTCGGGCTGCCGGACATCACGTAGTTCTGCTTATTTGGGTAGTTCTGCCCATGCGGATATCGGCTTTGACTTGTGCCGTCCTCGACGTCCTGCACTACGCTGGTGGCTGCGCGCCGGCACCGTGGGTCGGGGGATCGACACGGTGAGCACCACGCCGTCCGCTTCAGCAGGTCCCTCGTTCCGGATAGACCACCGGTTGTGTCCGCAAGGATGTTCCGGTGCCCACAGCATGTGAAAGGGCCTTGCCATGAGCAACAACAACGGGGTACCCCAGCCTCCCTACAATCCGGACGGCGTACCGCAGCCACGCTACGACACGGGCAAAGAGCAGTACCGCCAGTACCAGCCCGGGCAAGCGCAGCCCATGTACCAGCCGGAAGCCCAGCAGCAAGGCCAGCCGCAGCCAGCCCAGCCGCAGCCAGCACAGCCGCAGCCAGCCCAGCCGCAGGACGCGCCGACGCAGGCTTTTCCGACGCAGGCTTTTCCTGCACAGCACGATCCCACCCAGGCCTTCCCCTTGCAGCAGGCCCAGCACGGCAACCCCAACCAGCCGGGTTACCCGGGCCACCCTGGCAACCCCAACCAGCCGGGTTTCCCACCGCCCGGCGGCCCCTACCCGGGCCAGCCAACTGGACCC is from Paenarthrobacter nicotinovorans and encodes:
- a CDS encoding thioesterase domain-containing protein — translated: MDVQVGKLPAPPEVTENPPAPVTPEPETAGDPGSWARILPYAARLKKTSRRNFLTYAGISAALAGDMLFTRRVQAERRATKILRVPDPYSDLYFPKASWILFPGYKTSWEEAQWILNSLRPALHQRGRLAAVGYSNLGLDVDEVVRAIILHVRELELEKLYFYGHSFGGMLATQVAARLLELHGVETQVIVLDSSPFSRADVLDQSWFDGVVFLYENGFRIPSVLRGGYELGERVVHKDERTWRQILDQTMEQLSPIAPSSVLIQTESAYIYHFDGLRFAGKIGGAKMAFMGNSKDGTVDYESARAGWSKVFGANMALPTLSTEGARPAHASPQWNAGVYRPLLEKVQDELLPLPPEPEEPSYQEPNGKIIRPA
- a CDS encoding LacI family DNA-binding transcriptional regulator; protein product: MGDVAKMAGVSHQTVSRVLNNHPNVSHNTRQRVEAAIARLGYRRNTAARSLVTRRSRTIGVLACETGQFGPANTLLGVEQAGREAGYFVSIANLREVTSDSINDAMGHFRSQSVDGIVILVPHPDVLAALHDVSVPVPIVAVGAGAGNQLTGASLNQRLGARLAVEHLIGLGHRSIAHISGPTHWIDAAERIEGWREAMDTAGLEASVLLQGAWDAASGYQAGRELIDHDSVTAVFVANDQMAVGVLRALQEAGRHVPGDISVVGYDDQPEAGFFMPPLTTIKQDFEELGRKTMEEMLHQLEGKAGTRDQIVDPRLVIRATTAAPAH
- the pyrE gene encoding orotate phosphoribosyltransferase, with amino-acid sequence MTSTSFPAVDTAAARARLLELIKELAVVRGKVILSSGKEADYYIDLRRITLHHEASKLVGQVMLAMIDDAGVAVECAGGLTMGADPVGTAVMHAAADAGRAVDAFVVRKAQKSYGMGRQVEGPSVEGRNVVVLEDTSTTGGSALTAVEGVRKAGGNVVAVAVIVDRNTGAKEKIEAETGVPYLFAFGKDELGLD
- a CDS encoding HAD-IIA family hydrolase, giving the protein MAEETTPHPSTSVYRNGHEIECWLTDMDGVLVHENQAIPGAAELIQRWVDTSKRFLVLTNNSIFTPRDLAARLRASGLEVPEENIWTSALATAQFLKDQVQSSDSGNRAYTIGEAGLTTALHEAGFILTDTDPDFVVLGETRTYSFEAITMAVRHILAGARFIATNPDATGPSKDGPMPATGAIAAMITKATGREPYIVGKPNPMMFRSAMNQIDAHSETTAMIGDRMDTDIVAGMEAGLHTVLVLSGITQREEIVSFPFRPNQILNSVADLKSQI
- a CDS encoding tyrosine-protein phosphatase; translation: MAVLNLRPLAGGRILRGSQPFGLDAAATSGFLVEHGIQAIVDLRSELERSLVPWLVHDGGGGPAAAAPPAVELIHNPLDPNAIAGSLQAVETAEDLGELYLGWIRLRPEWVADALRPVARGKRTLVHCSLGKDRTGVVSAVGLLAAGGTEDDVVADYVATTANLPDVLEVMAETWRLSVPSTPAEYFSPDLMILQSPEAAMRHFLAGFSKEFGDVGGFLREAGLTAVEVEALR